The following coding sequences lie in one Corynebacterium humireducens NBRC 106098 = DSM 45392 genomic window:
- a CDS encoding IS1249 family transposase: MTTNRPRCPVCSHTTKKNGTTSKGTTRWRCTDCGHSFVRTTQHDHPHAATMRTFITWVTGTQSLTALAEHHGRHRNTLSRRMSWCWWIIPPSAVDPHRIHDQIFLDATFLASGCLLIAASRTHIINWTWARTETTAAYRELISPIPAPLMAVIDGGQGAASAITSTWPTTIIQRCLVHAQRVVRRHTTSRPRTDAGKTIYRLALQLTRITTLDQAAEWTAHLQQFGAVYQDWLNQKTTVQDPVTRQYKQVFTHPRVRAAYHSLLSLYRRKLLFNYLQPPAGAVDPDRFAPTTNVLEGGFNAPVKELARRHRGLSRPHQRTVIDWWLYLKTQTPDDPVAIARSQSWGQVALSTAQDLVNHENTRPDINGIGAPAGYDTAIDSSYQHSMGIQQGWIGR, from the coding sequence GTGACCACAAACCGACCCCGCTGCCCCGTATGCAGCCACACCACCAAGAAAAACGGCACCACCAGCAAAGGCACCACCCGCTGGCGCTGCACCGACTGCGGACACTCCTTTGTCCGCACCACCCAGCACGACCACCCCCACGCCGCCACCATGCGGACCTTCATCACCTGGGTCACCGGCACACAATCCCTGACGGCCCTGGCCGAACACCACGGCCGCCACCGCAACACCCTCAGCCGTCGGATGTCCTGGTGCTGGTGGATCATCCCACCCTCAGCAGTCGACCCGCACCGCATCCACGACCAGATCTTCCTCGATGCCACCTTCCTGGCCAGCGGCTGCCTGCTCATCGCCGCCAGCCGCACCCACATCATCAACTGGACCTGGGCACGCACAGAAACCACCGCCGCCTACCGGGAACTGATCAGCCCGATCCCCGCACCATTGATGGCTGTCATCGATGGTGGCCAAGGCGCCGCCTCCGCGATCACCTCCACATGGCCGACCACAATCATCCAACGGTGTCTGGTCCACGCCCAACGAGTTGTCCGCCGCCACACCACCAGCCGGCCACGCACCGACGCAGGGAAAACCATCTACCGTCTGGCCCTGCAGCTGACCCGGATCACCACCCTGGACCAGGCCGCCGAATGGACCGCGCACCTCCAGCAGTTCGGTGCCGTCTACCAGGACTGGCTCAACCAGAAGACCACCGTCCAGGACCCGGTGACCCGTCAGTACAAGCAGGTGTTCACCCATCCACGGGTCCGTGCCGCCTATCATTCGCTGCTGTCGTTGTACCGGCGGAAACTGCTGTTCAACTACCTCCAACCACCTGCCGGGGCCGTGGACCCGGACAGGTTCGCCCCGACCACCAACGTCCTGGAGGGCGGGTTCAACGCACCGGTCAAAGAGCTCGCCCGTCGCCACCGCGGACTGTCGCGTCCCCATCAACGCACCGTCATTGACTGGTGGCTGTACCTGAAGACACAAACTCCTGACGATCCAGTAGCGATCGCCAGGAGTCAGTCCTGGGGCCAAGTCGCACTTTCCACGGCGCAGGACTTGGTCAACCACGAAAACACCCGCCCCGACATAAACGGAATCGGTGCCCCTGCAGGCTACGACACTGCGATTGATTCCAGCTACCAGCACTCCATGGGCATCCAGCAAGGATGGATAGGCCGCTGA
- a CDS encoding YbhB/YbcL family Raf kinase inhibitor-like protein, translated as MSNYADDPRFPGPDPYAPLKDLPSFTLTSHDLQNGDQLAADQCAPLNISPQLSWSGLPEGTKSLAVTCFDPDAPTASGYWHWAAFNIPVETTSLPSGAGKTEDLGVGAVTLANDAGMKAYYGANPPAGHAPHRYLYAVHAVDVEKLDIDPDSTATVLGFNLYFHSLGRAILWGWYENK; from the coding sequence ATGAGCAACTACGCAGACGATCCCCGTTTCCCCGGTCCCGACCCGTACGCCCCGCTGAAGGACCTGCCGTCCTTCACCCTGACCTCCCACGACCTGCAGAACGGTGACCAGCTGGCAGCCGACCAGTGCGCGCCGCTGAACATCTCCCCGCAGCTGTCCTGGTCCGGTCTGCCGGAGGGCACCAAGTCCCTCGCGGTGACCTGCTTCGACCCGGACGCCCCGACGGCCTCCGGTTACTGGCACTGGGCGGCGTTCAACATTCCGGTGGAGACCACCAGCCTGCCCAGCGGTGCAGGCAAGACGGAGGACCTCGGCGTCGGCGCCGTGACCCTGGCGAACGACGCCGGCATGAAGGCCTACTACGGCGCCAACCCTCCGGCGGGCCACGCGCCGCACCGCTACCTGTATGCGGTGCATGCGGTGGACGTCGAGAAGCTGGACATCGACCCGGACTCCACGGCGACGGTGCTGGGCTTCAACCTTTATTTCCACTCCCTCGGCCGTGCCATCCTGTGGGGCTGGTACGAGAACAAGTAG
- a CDS encoding quinone-dependent dihydroorotate dehydrogenase: MSLRHSAYQLALKGMFTLRPERIHGLIAGGLGVLQAAGPLNRLLGKVVPVTDPVLSQEVFGVTFPRPLGLAAGFDKNASAADTWTALGFGYSELGTVTASPQPGNPTPRLFRLPADKAILNRMGFNNDGAAVAAENLRRRRSDDVIGINIGKTKVVPAEEAVDDYRRSASLLGDLADYLVVNVSSPNTPGLRDLQAVESLRPILAAVQESTTTPVLVKIAPDLSDEDVDAVADLALDLGLAGIVATNTTISREGLSTPAAEVAAMGAGGISGPPVADRALEVLRRLHAKVGDRLVLISVGGISTPQQAWERITSGATLLQGYTGFIYGGPDWIRDIHRGIADQIHRHGLDSITEAIGSDLPWLANPAHN, encoded by the coding sequence GTGTCTCTGCGCCACTCCGCCTACCAGCTGGCCCTGAAGGGAATGTTCACCCTGCGGCCCGAGCGCATCCACGGCCTCATCGCCGGTGGACTCGGTGTGCTCCAGGCCGCCGGACCGCTCAACCGTCTGCTGGGCAAGGTCGTCCCCGTCACCGACCCGGTGCTCTCCCAGGAGGTCTTCGGCGTCACCTTCCCGCGCCCGCTGGGCCTGGCGGCCGGCTTCGACAAGAACGCCTCCGCCGCCGACACGTGGACCGCCCTCGGCTTCGGCTACTCCGAGCTGGGCACCGTCACCGCCTCCCCGCAGCCGGGCAACCCCACCCCCCGACTGTTCCGTCTGCCGGCGGACAAGGCGATCCTCAACCGGATGGGCTTCAACAACGACGGCGCCGCCGTCGCCGCCGAGAACCTGCGCCGCCGCCGCTCCGACGACGTCATCGGCATCAACATCGGCAAGACCAAGGTCGTCCCGGCTGAGGAGGCCGTCGACGACTACCGACGCTCCGCCTCCCTCCTCGGCGACCTCGCCGACTACCTGGTGGTCAACGTCTCCTCCCCCAACACCCCGGGTCTGCGTGACCTGCAGGCCGTCGAGTCGCTGCGCCCGATCCTGGCGGCCGTCCAGGAGTCGACCACCACGCCGGTGCTGGTGAAGATCGCCCCCGACCTCTCCGACGAGGACGTCGACGCCGTCGCCGACCTCGCCCTGGACCTGGGCCTGGCGGGCATCGTCGCCACGAACACGACCATCTCCCGCGAGGGACTGTCCACCCCGGCCGCCGAGGTCGCCGCCATGGGGGCCGGCGGCATCTCCGGCCCGCCGGTCGCCGACCGCGCCCTCGAGGTGCTGCGCCGCCTCCACGCGAAGGTGGGTGACCGTCTGGTGCTCATCTCCGTCGGCGGCATCTCCACCCCGCAGCAGGCGTGGGAGCGCATCACCTCCGGCGCCACCCTCCTGCAGGGCTACACCGGCTTCATCTACGGCGGCCCGGACTGGATCCGCGACATCCACCGCGGCATCGCCGACCAGATCCACCGCCACGGCCTGGACAGCATCACCGAGGCCATCGGGTCGGACCTGCCCTGGCTGGCCAACCCGGCGCACAACTGA
- a CDS encoding YncE family protein translates to MNAGRVTALAALTATSLLLVACNVGPNPEVPDLGNAVAEVSPPSTTPAGEVLDLPAAWAEVSDMEAAGDVLGLRSGTTLALGTLEQLRAGDATEVEVSAHCGDLNASADTFVLACRDEVLLVDAATGDVEKRSLAGTAAAPADSAVLTSTGELIVGSAEESKVLVFEQGNDEPVETITVAGHTSQLVAVPVEGAGDSVVRSNFTSTTIQDVHWRDGRQGGTLRVGLGIGQMSVGDNGVILASDNRGGQLAVYTATDVVRLHQTHPVAGSPWGVAWDGERDLAWISTTADNTLHGFDLSTGVPEEKVTLDTVADVHNVIALADGTLVLASATGDGLQIITDVSS, encoded by the coding sequence GTGAATGCCGGACGTGTGACAGCCCTGGCGGCGCTGACCGCCACCTCCCTCCTCCTGGTCGCCTGCAACGTGGGCCCCAACCCGGAGGTCCCCGACCTCGGGAACGCCGTGGCGGAGGTGTCACCCCCGTCCACCACGCCCGCCGGAGAGGTCCTCGACCTGCCCGCCGCATGGGCCGAGGTCTCCGACATGGAGGCCGCCGGCGACGTCCTGGGCCTGCGCTCGGGGACCACCCTGGCGCTCGGCACCCTCGAGCAGCTGCGCGCCGGGGACGCCACCGAGGTGGAGGTCTCCGCCCACTGCGGTGACCTCAACGCCTCCGCCGACACCTTCGTCCTCGCGTGCCGTGACGAGGTGCTGCTTGTCGACGCCGCCACGGGGGACGTCGAGAAGCGTTCCCTCGCGGGCACCGCCGCTGCACCGGCGGACTCCGCCGTCCTCACCTCCACCGGTGAGCTCATCGTCGGCTCCGCCGAGGAGAGCAAGGTGCTCGTCTTCGAGCAGGGCAACGACGAGCCGGTCGAGACCATCACCGTCGCCGGACACACCAGCCAGCTGGTGGCCGTCCCGGTCGAGGGCGCCGGGGACTCCGTGGTGCGCTCCAACTTCACCAGCACCACCATCCAGGACGTCCACTGGCGTGACGGCCGCCAGGGCGGCACCCTGCGCGTCGGACTCGGCATCGGGCAGATGTCGGTCGGCGACAACGGTGTCATCCTCGCCTCCGACAACCGCGGCGGCCAGCTCGCCGTGTACACGGCCACCGACGTCGTGCGCCTCCACCAGACCCACCCCGTCGCGGGCAGCCCCTGGGGCGTGGCCTGGGACGGCGAGCGGGACCTCGCGTGGATCTCCACCACCGCCGACAACACCCTGCACGGCTTCGACCTCTCCACCGGCGTGCCGGAGGAGAAGGTCACCCTCGACACCGTCGCCGACGTGCACAACGTCATCGCGCTCGCCGACGGCACCCTCGTCCTCGCCTCCGCCACCGGCGACGGCCTCCAGATCATCACCGACGTCTCCTCCTAG
- a CDS encoding aldo/keto reductase has product MKQRLVGSSGLRVSELGLGTGTWGVGAGQEEAQVMLRMFLDAGGTLIDSSPAYGHGRSQEVLASVLADAALPRSAYVLSSSAGVAPDSPVGRRVDCSRRTLMQQLDETLRVLGTDHLDLWSVGYWDEKTPPLEVQDTLDWAVRTGRTRYAGVRDYAGWQLAVTSSPRIVATQHEYSLLNRDIEEELVPAARHLGVGVLAAAPLAQGVLTGRYRSSLPHGMRAEVHARLGLKSHTVVDAVTTAADGLDIPPAVVALAWARDRAGVASAIVGASRREQLAELLTATGTVLPRAIVKALDDVSR; this is encoded by the coding sequence GTGAAACAACGATTGGTGGGGTCCAGCGGTCTGCGCGTCTCGGAGCTCGGTCTGGGGACCGGGACCTGGGGAGTCGGCGCCGGGCAGGAGGAGGCGCAGGTCATGCTGCGTATGTTCCTCGACGCCGGGGGCACGCTCATCGACTCCTCCCCCGCCTACGGCCACGGCCGGTCCCAGGAGGTCCTCGCCTCCGTGCTTGCCGACGCCGCCCTCCCCCGTTCCGCCTACGTCCTCTCCTCCTCCGCGGGCGTCGCCCCCGACTCCCCCGTCGGCCGCCGCGTCGACTGCTCCCGCCGCACCCTCATGCAGCAGCTCGACGAGACGCTGCGCGTGCTGGGCACCGACCACCTCGACCTGTGGTCGGTGGGCTACTGGGACGAGAAGACCCCGCCGCTCGAGGTGCAGGACACCCTCGACTGGGCGGTGCGCACCGGTCGCACACGCTACGCCGGCGTGCGGGACTACGCCGGATGGCAGCTGGCGGTGACGTCCTCCCCGCGGATCGTGGCCACCCAGCACGAGTACTCCCTGCTCAACCGCGACATCGAGGAGGAGCTCGTCCCCGCGGCCCGCCACCTCGGGGTGGGCGTCCTGGCGGCGGCCCCGCTGGCGCAGGGCGTGCTCACCGGGCGTTACCGCAGCTCCCTGCCCCACGGCATGCGCGCCGAGGTGCACGCGCGGCTGGGGCTGAAGTCCCACACCGTCGTCGATGCCGTCACCACCGCCGCCGACGGCCTGGACATCCCGCCGGCGGTCGTCGCCCTGGCGTGGGCCCGCGACCGGGCCGGCGTCGCCTCGGCCATCGTCGGCGCCTCCCGCCGCGAGCAGCTCGCCGAGCTGCTCACCGCGACGGGCACGGTCCTGCCCCGGGCGATCGTCAAGGCACTGGACGACGTGTCACGCTGA